A window from Sinanaerobacter sp. ZZT-01 encodes these proteins:
- a CDS encoding MFS transporter, with translation MKPLKRNTWQYKLTAYMVSQGISLLGSSIVSLAIIWYVTLGTGSGSMIAGVTVTTFLPQALIMLYGGVLADRYSPKRIVMISDSLIALSTFVLVILFVTGTDSIGWVFFFNALRSLGTGIQLPASKSILPQIVPDEQLMKANSIYTGIWSTIQLISPGLGGLVMSLLSIQYVFLIDIGTAITGVLLLATVTIPVRERTQGAENTKEGLLQGFRYIMNSKALRNSLLLYTIFSFLVVPASQLTPLLASKNIGDEVWILSVIETAFSIGALAVSLFMAYKELHIPHFKLIGLSAVIFGATMILLLPAHGIVIFAVFMMIMGVGSPLYYTPLITHIQENTEENYMGRTFSYVDLFSSLATPLGMLVFGPLANVNILLPFAIPGTSLILLGCWVRKRLQ, from the coding sequence ATGAAACCATTAAAAAGAAACACATGGCAGTATAAGCTGACAGCGTACATGGTTAGTCAGGGAATATCTTTGCTAGGGTCGTCCATCGTATCGCTGGCAATTATTTGGTATGTCACATTAGGAACAGGCTCCGGCAGCATGATTGCCGGAGTTACGGTTACAACCTTTTTGCCGCAGGCGCTCATCATGCTGTATGGCGGCGTTTTAGCTGACCGCTATTCACCGAAACGGATTGTAATGATCAGCGATTCCTTAATAGCGCTGTCAACTTTCGTTCTGGTCATTTTATTTGTCACTGGTACGGACAGTATCGGCTGGGTATTTTTCTTCAATGCACTGCGCTCCCTTGGCACAGGAATACAGCTCCCGGCTTCCAAAAGCATTCTTCCGCAGATTGTGCCTGACGAGCAATTAATGAAAGCAAACAGCATTTATACCGGCATATGGAGTACCATTCAGCTGATTTCTCCCGGCCTTGGCGGTCTCGTTATGAGCTTACTGTCCATTCAGTATGTTTTTCTGATTGACATAGGAACAGCAATCACCGGCGTTTTACTTCTTGCTACCGTAACTATTCCTGTACGAGAGAGGACACAGGGTGCTGAAAACACAAAAGAGGGCTTATTACAAGGATTTCGCTACATTATGAATTCCAAAGCACTTCGTAACAGCCTTCTGTTGTATACCATATTTTCCTTTCTTGTAGTCCCGGCATCTCAACTTACACCGTTGTTGGCATCAAAGAATATAGGTGATGAGGTTTGGATATTAAGTGTAATCGAAACGGCATTTTCCATTGGTGCCTTGGCAGTTAGTTTGTTTATGGCGTATAAAGAACTTCATATTCCTCATTTTAAATTAATTGGTTTATCGGCTGTTATTTTTGGAGCAACCATGATTTTGCTACTCCCAGCTCATGGGATTGTGATATTTGCGGTATTCATGATGATTATGGGCGTAGGAAGCCCACTATACTATACACCGCTGATTACTCACATACAGGAAAACACGGAGGAGAACTATATGGGACGTACATTTTCTTATGTAGATTTGTTTTCCTCACTGGCTACCCCGCTTGGTATGTTGGTGTTTGGCCCTTTAGCCAATGTCAATATTCTACTGCCCTTTGCCATTCCGGGTACCAGTTTGATTTTGCTGGGATGTTGGGTTAGAAAAAGACTTCAATAA
- a CDS encoding effector binding domain-containing protein, with product MINTQQIRFIQIPAMTIASIRCISTSPEKDSLNEVIHFMMNRNISKKNSEVRHFGYIPQFDKGGVADIDVFERWITIPEDMEIVEPFTKKTFSGGLYAAYTVPLGFFDRAAMLKDVINAMPNYQLVTTGEFDYLEEYLNDWLFSPKHENEFFTQAQIDILLKVQKI from the coding sequence ATGATTAACACACAGCAAATTCGATTTATACAAATTCCTGCAATGACAATTGCATCTATCCGATGTATCAGTACGTCTCCGGAAAAAGACAGCTTAAATGAAGTAATCCATTTTATGATGAATAGAAATATAAGCAAAAAGAATTCAGAAGTTCGACATTTTGGGTATATTCCGCAGTTTGATAAAGGAGGCGTGGCGGATATTGATGTTTTTGAGCGTTGGATAACTATACCAGAAGATATGGAGATTGTGGAGCCTTTCACAAAAAAGACCTTTTCAGGTGGATTGTATGCCGCATATACTGTGCCGCTAGGTTTCTTTGATAGGGCTGCAATGCTAAAAGATGTAATCAATGCCATGCCAAACTATCAGCTTGTGACAACTGGTGAATTTGACTATTTAGAAGAATATCTGAACGACTGGCTGTTTTCTCCAAAACATGAGAATGAATTTTTCACTCAAGCGCAGATTGATATTCTTTTAAAAGTGCAAAAAATTTAG
- a CDS encoding helix-turn-helix domain-containing protein: MQVGTIIRKYRKDKNLTQEEVAKRLGVTAPAVNKWENGYSLPDISLLSPIARLLNISIDTLLSHEKELSNGEANRLVEEITKKLESESIDEVFQWMKQRLMEYPNCHYLTLWLTRIFDSQRQMIGLPQEEKYDAYILDSYTRVLECDDVEMKDAAAESLYYFYMNKEQYEQAEQYLTYFSQENPERKRKQAMICSKTGRKDEAYKAYEELLYGEYQSLNKTFHNIYILALEENDYDKAHMLVDKIQKLAHLFEFGEYHEISPALELATLEKNETETLHIMERMLTNLESIGAFTKSSLYSHMTFKAISEESLTEVRQGLIKGFCDGGTYAYLKENQRWRELVGGGGKQDS, translated from the coding sequence ATGCAAGTTGGAACCATAATTAGAAAATATCGCAAAGATAAAAATTTAACGCAGGAGGAAGTGGCAAAGCGTTTGGGTGTGACCGCTCCAGCGGTGAACAAATGGGAGAATGGTTATTCCCTGCCGGACATTTCACTGCTGTCACCCATAGCCAGATTGCTGAATATTTCTATAGACACCTTGCTGTCTCATGAAAAAGAACTTTCTAATGGTGAGGCAAATCGCTTAGTGGAGGAAATAACCAAAAAACTAGAATCAGAATCCATTGATGAAGTATTTCAATGGATGAAACAACGGCTTATGGAATATCCAAATTGCCACTATTTGACTCTTTGGCTGACGCGGATATTTGACAGTCAACGGCAGATGATAGGATTACCGCAAGAAGAAAAATATGATGCCTACATCCTGGATTCCTATACGCGTGTGTTGGAATGTGACGATGTGGAAATGAAGGATGCTGCTGCCGAATCGCTGTATTATTTCTATATGAACAAAGAGCAATACGAACAGGCAGAGCAATATCTCACCTATTTCTCACAAGAAAATCCAGAACGCAAACGGAAACAAGCTATGATTTGCAGCAAAACAGGGAGGAAAGATGAAGCGTATAAGGCATATGAAGAACTGCTCTATGGCGAATATCAAAGCCTGAATAAGACGTTTCATAATATCTATATATTGGCGTTAGAAGAAAACGATTATGATAAGGCTCACATGCTGGTTGATAAGATACAGAAATTAGCGCACCTATTTGAATTTGGAGAATATCACGAGATTTCCCCTGCCCTTGAGTTAGCGACACTGGAGAAAAACGAGACAGAAACCCTGCACATAATGGAGCGAATGCTTACAAATCTTGAGAGCATCGGTGCTTTTACAAAGTCATCTCTTTATTCGCATATGACTTTTAAAGCCATAAGTGAGGAATCTCTTACAGAAGTCCGACAAGGCCTGATCAAAGGATTTTGCGATGGAGGAACCTATGCGTATTTAAAAGAAAACCAACGATGGAGAGAGTTGGTAGGAGGAGGCGGGAAGCAGGACAGTTAA
- a CDS encoding MerR family transcriptional regulator produces the protein MLKIGDFSKLTHVSVRMLRYYDSQGLLKPSVIDSVTGYRMYSAEQVPELQKIIMLRDLNFGVAETKELLQNWNNGHLIQSLHNKIKDIKDLIKMEQNRIGQIQSAIAHIESDKFDQYYNVTIKSIPAYPVISLRRKVDNHFEERKLWAELMEFVSREHIEYDRSNQNNVAIYHDEEYLDSGVDIEVCLLVKRLGKNKDSFTYRTLGPVDKMACMMVYGPYENIAGAYRSFADWLDKNQPYAMNSSSRQVTIIDHQDTDNPEEYLTEIQIPLIEI, from the coding sequence ATGCTAAAAATCGGTGATTTTTCAAAACTCACACATGTTTCGGTGAGAATGCTGCGCTACTACGATAGTCAAGGCTTACTAAAGCCCTCAGTGATAGATTCTGTAACCGGATACCGTATGTATTCGGCAGAACAGGTTCCCGAATTACAGAAAATTATAATGTTGCGTGATCTTAATTTCGGAGTTGCCGAAACAAAGGAATTACTGCAAAATTGGAATAATGGGCATTTAATTCAGAGCCTTCACAATAAAATCAAAGATATCAAAGACCTTATTAAGATGGAGCAAAATCGCATCGGCCAGATCCAATCTGCCATCGCACATATTGAATCAGATAAATTTGATCAATATTACAATGTGACCATAAAATCCATCCCTGCCTATCCTGTGATATCCCTTCGCAGAAAAGTGGATAACCATTTTGAGGAAAGAAAGCTTTGGGCGGAACTTATGGAGTTTGTGAGCCGGGAACATATTGAGTATGATCGAAGCAATCAAAACAATGTGGCAATTTATCACGATGAGGAGTACCTTGATTCCGGCGTGGATATTGAGGTCTGTCTGCTTGTGAAGCGATTAGGAAAAAACAAAGATAGCTTTACTTACCGTACTCTCGGCCCTGTTGACAAAATGGCCTGCATGATGGTTTACGGCCCTTATGAGAACATTGCCGGTGCTTACCGTTCCTTTGCAGACTGGCTTGATAAAAACCAGCCTTATGCAATGAACAGCTCTTCCCGTCAGGTTACAATCATTGACCATCAGGATACGGATAACCCTGAGGAATATCTAACGGAAATTCAAATCCCTTTAATTGAAATATAA
- a CDS encoding response regulator transcription factor has product MRILLIEDDKNLSAAIADQLQKEGYITDCCYDGEMALSYALNPEYGYDIVLLDRMLPIIDGLNVLKAMRQKQIYTPVLMITGLGELDDKIDGLDSGADDYLVKPFLVKELLARIRALTRRPAEIKDKKVLTAFDLTLDADHRRLTYQGHSVILTQKENDLMQVFIERPDKTYSRSQLLWKVWGGSSEVEDGNVDNYIYFLRKRLLELGCKSSIKTVYGAGYRLEEAP; this is encoded by the coding sequence ATGAGAATACTATTAATCGAAGATGATAAAAACTTATCTGCGGCAATTGCAGATCAGTTACAAAAAGAGGGATATATAACCGATTGCTGCTATGACGGTGAAATGGCTTTGAGCTATGCTCTAAATCCTGAATATGGCTATGATATTGTATTGCTGGATCGAATGCTGCCGATTATTGATGGCTTAAATGTTTTAAAAGCAATGCGGCAAAAACAAATCTATACGCCTGTTCTTATGATTACGGGACTAGGTGAGCTTGACGATAAAATTGATGGATTAGATAGCGGTGCAGATGATTATTTAGTAAAGCCATTTCTTGTGAAAGAATTGCTTGCACGGATTAGAGCATTAACACGCCGACCAGCAGAAATTAAAGACAAAAAAGTACTAACTGCATTTGATTTGACATTAGATGCTGATCATAGACGGTTAACCTATCAAGGTCATTCAGTAATATTGACTCAAAAGGAAAATGATTTGATGCAGGTATTTATTGAAAGACCTGATAAGACGTATAGCCGTAGCCAACTATTATGGAAAGTGTGGGGAGGAAGCTCTGAAGTTGAAGATGGTAACGTTGATAATTATATATACTTTTTAAGAAAGCGATTGCTGGAATTAGGCTGTAAATCCAGCATAAAAACTGTCTATGGAGCCGGGTATCGCTTGGAGGAAGCACCATGA
- a CDS encoding HAMP domain-containing sensor histidine kinase codes for MINKLRKKLMVMFLSFTMLSFTAIMLLMANNTIVEIRDTEINYTANIADSIAEQIQNVSDIENLNLSIYSIKFQCWVSISDGISKQSSPEYLKTPSNLLINQIKSRSEKSILSEEGVTEENNGKENIQTVHSVVGLKGEKYYGVHSIFNTNDGSEYDLIVICPKSTLWHVMRNYCSWYPLLWLALLALMYLMGHILIGKSVQPVKAAMKSQKEFIASASHELKAPLAVIQVNAETLHIDKSDTASIQKQKIMLEECMRMSNLIKSMLSLASSDAGNWKMDIRENDVDTLLIEAWEMFLETARQKNIRLNLNIEESYSKLSCDKERMTQVLGILLDNAITYSKPHQSIELGAKVQTKQIVFYVVDHGCGITDTEKERVFERFYSGDSSRADTNHYGLGLSIAQEIVKLHQGNIKLKDTSDGGCTFEISIPFM; via the coding sequence ATGATTAATAAACTTCGCAAAAAACTAATGGTAATGTTTCTATCGTTTACCATGCTTTCATTTACAGCTATTATGCTTTTGATGGCAAACAACACCATCGTAGAAATACGAGATACTGAAATCAATTATACAGCTAACATCGCAGACAGTATCGCTGAGCAGATACAAAATGTATCCGATATTGAGAACCTTAATTTATCAATATATTCTATCAAGTTCCAATGCTGGGTCTCTATTTCGGACGGTATTTCGAAACAGTCAAGCCCTGAATATTTAAAAACACCATCTAATCTTTTAATAAATCAAATTAAATCTAGATCCGAAAAATCCATTCTTTCAGAAGAAGGCGTAACTGAAGAAAATAATGGGAAAGAAAACATTCAAACGGTTCATTCAGTGGTTGGATTGAAAGGTGAAAAGTATTATGGAGTACACAGTATTTTCAATACAAATGATGGAAGTGAATATGATTTAATCGTCATTTGCCCAAAGTCTACTTTATGGCACGTTATGAGAAACTATTGCAGCTGGTATCCGCTGCTATGGCTAGCACTACTTGCACTCATGTACCTTATGGGACATATTTTAATTGGAAAATCCGTACAGCCTGTTAAAGCTGCTATGAAAAGCCAAAAAGAATTTATCGCATCTGCATCTCACGAATTGAAGGCACCTCTTGCAGTTATTCAAGTCAACGCTGAAACACTTCATATTGATAAATCCGATACAGCCTCTATTCAAAAGCAAAAAATCATGCTTGAAGAATGTATGCGGATGTCGAACCTCATTAAATCTATGCTTTCATTAGCGTCAAGTGATGCTGGAAACTGGAAAATGGATATACGTGAAAATGATGTGGATACCCTTCTAATCGAAGCATGGGAAATGTTTCTGGAAACCGCACGGCAGAAAAATATTCGTTTGAATTTAAATATAGAAGAAAGTTATTCAAAGCTCAGTTGCGACAAAGAGCGAATGACTCAAGTTCTGGGTATTCTATTAGATAATGCAATAACTTACTCAAAACCGCATCAATCGATTGAACTAGGTGCAAAGGTGCAGACGAAGCAAATTGTGTTTTATGTAGTAGATCACGGATGTGGCATTACAGATACAGAAAAAGAAAGAGTGTTTGAGCGTTTCTATTCCGGTGACTCATCACGGGCAGATACAAATCATTATGGTTTAGGATTGAGTATAGCTCAGGAAATTGTAAAACTTCATCAGGGAAATATCAAGTTAAAAGACACATCAGATGGCGGTTGTACGTTTGAAATAAGCATACCATTTATGTAG
- the uvrA gene encoding excinuclease ABC subunit UvrA, with product MDFSCYVKQSIITNPRKYKSWYEPLPPSPTDLLRMAQGLVIHGDQGKLYGVTFSKRQLEEELLRTVPQMLEKLSQIDQRALAASRSPQLRLIGMCRDYALLLVSFLRYKGIPARLRVGFASYFKSELMYEDHWLIEYYSLEEQRWVRMDAQLDEIQKAHYGITFNTEDMPSDAGYLLGGQAWILCRSGEQHPEDFGYNKNWKGWHSVKGNLLHDFNSLLGLELLPWDLWTELSTKKYSDLNRYEKDLLDEMAELTVNPNASEKELQDIVSRLPSDYMEAIQSKLKLLGVQEQAEVADPDMLEPKFSVQPILRNCNATLHLKQPNDVLLLKGCRQNNLKNIDVSIPKNKLTVITGVSGSGKSSLAFDTIYAEGKRRYLDNMSGAAKMQELMEKPDFDTIQGLTPTIAIEQKKGSQNPRSTVGTLTGIMDQLRMLYVSIGTPYCPYCGIPVKKDSKNKNRCPVCGSLFQALTVSTFNANTHTGACHACNGLGLLYEVNPNSIVVNENLSVLDGATSYFGKLRGKKPTGNWMVGELYAIAADMEIELDTPWKELPENFKNAVLYGTGDKIYSFKYNSGGRDTEINRPAAGAAAHIQRLFRESKSEDNPWKQYMREFPCPTCHGELLCPEARYTTIMGYRLPEVTQMPIDRLQDWIFSLQGLLSENQKNKAGEVLEEIQTRIANLLQVGLPYLTLCRTAPTLSGGELQRVRLSSQLGSELIGLTYILDEPSIGLHPRDHHLMIDTIRNLRDKGNTVIVVEHDRDTMLSADYLIDIGPGAGVHGGEVVTAGTVDEVEENSLSATGRYLKGENACNSSNLKIPHEWLILKGCTSNNLKNVDVRFPIHVMCCITGVSGSGKSSLIFGTLIPALEEAIQHKRNSSKNYRSFEGYETINGFVQMDQSPIGKSSRSTPATYIGVFDAIRALYAKQPKALECGISESHFSFNSKEGQCPVCEGQGRIKIAFQYMADHYVTCAECKGSRYQEFVLEVLYKGKSIAEVLHMDLSEAVSFFADVPDILPKLQLMEEAQRLKLAKELGGKQKKHMVYILDEPTTGLHFQDIEKLLLIFRKLVDAGHTLYIIEHNTDIIRASDWVVDIGPEGGTGGGKIVATGNPEEIKKNSASITGRYL from the coding sequence ATGGATTTTTCGTGTTATGTAAAACAGAGTATTATTACAAATCCACGCAAATATAAGAGCTGGTATGAACCATTGCCGCCATCCCCGACAGACTTATTGCGAATGGCGCAGGGGTTGGTTATTCATGGAGATCAGGGCAAACTTTACGGTGTGACCTTTAGTAAACGCCAATTGGAGGAAGAGTTGCTTCGAACCGTACCACAGATGCTGGAAAAGCTATCCCAGATAGACCAAAGAGCGCTTGCTGCTTCAAGGTCACCACAATTGCGCTTGATCGGTATGTGCAGGGATTATGCATTGCTTTTGGTATCCTTTTTGCGCTACAAAGGGATTCCCGCCCGTCTTCGGGTAGGCTTTGCAAGTTACTTTAAAAGCGAACTTATGTATGAGGATCATTGGTTGATCGAATATTACAGCTTGGAGGAACAGCGGTGGGTACGCATGGATGCCCAGTTGGATGAAATTCAGAAAGCACATTATGGAATTACATTCAATACAGAAGATATGCCATCCGATGCAGGCTATCTGCTCGGAGGTCAGGCATGGATACTTTGCAGGTCTGGTGAACAACATCCAGAGGACTTTGGTTATAACAAGAATTGGAAAGGCTGGCATTCCGTCAAAGGGAATCTGCTGCATGACTTTAACAGTCTGCTGGGGCTGGAGCTTCTTCCGTGGGATTTGTGGACAGAGCTTAGCACAAAAAAATATAGCGATTTAAACAGATACGAAAAAGACCTGCTGGATGAGATGGCAGAACTTACTGTAAATCCAAATGCTTCAGAAAAAGAGCTTCAAGACATCGTGAGCCGTCTTCCGTCAGACTATATGGAAGCGATTCAATCCAAGCTCAAGCTGCTCGGTGTGCAGGAGCAAGCTGAGGTTGCAGACCCGGATATGTTGGAACCGAAGTTTTCTGTACAGCCAATACTCAGAAACTGCAATGCTACGTTACATTTAAAGCAGCCAAATGACGTATTGCTGCTAAAAGGATGCCGACAGAACAATTTAAAAAATATTGATGTATCTATTCCAAAAAATAAGTTGACGGTCATCACAGGTGTGAGCGGAAGCGGTAAATCATCCTTAGCTTTCGATACGATTTATGCGGAGGGAAAGCGCCGGTATCTTGATAATATGTCGGGCGCCGCTAAGATGCAGGAATTAATGGAAAAGCCAGATTTTGATACGATACAAGGGCTTACTCCTACCATTGCCATTGAACAGAAAAAAGGAAGTCAGAATCCTCGTTCCACCGTGGGAACCCTGACAGGTATAATGGATCAGCTGCGAATGCTTTATGTCTCAATCGGAACGCCCTATTGTCCTTATTGCGGTATTCCTGTCAAGAAAGACAGCAAAAACAAAAACCGTTGTCCGGTGTGCGGGAGTCTTTTTCAAGCGCTTACCGTCTCCACTTTCAATGCCAATACCCATACGGGAGCGTGTCATGCCTGCAATGGTCTTGGCCTTCTATATGAGGTCAATCCTAATTCTATTGTGGTAAATGAAAATCTTTCTGTACTGGATGGGGCGACTTCCTACTTTGGAAAGCTGCGGGGGAAAAAGCCCACCGGAAACTGGATGGTTGGCGAACTTTATGCGATAGCAGCTGATATGGAAATTGAATTGGATACTCCTTGGAAAGAGCTGCCGGAGAATTTTAAAAATGCGGTACTCTATGGAACCGGAGATAAGATTTACAGCTTCAAGTACAATTCCGGAGGCAGAGATACTGAAATCAATCGTCCTGCCGCAGGAGCGGCTGCCCATATACAAAGGCTGTTTCGTGAATCCAAATCGGAGGATAATCCGTGGAAGCAATATATGCGTGAGTTTCCATGCCCTACCTGTCACGGAGAATTACTATGCCCGGAAGCCCGATATACAACAATCATGGGGTATCGTCTGCCAGAGGTTACCCAAATGCCCATTGATCGCCTGCAAGACTGGATATTCAGTTTACAGGGCTTGCTCTCTGAAAATCAAAAAAATAAGGCAGGGGAAGTATTGGAAGAAATCCAAACACGAATCGCCAATCTGCTGCAAGTTGGACTGCCATATCTAACCTTATGCCGAACAGCGCCCACGCTTTCGGGCGGTGAGCTTCAGCGTGTACGTCTGTCCAGTCAGCTCGGCAGCGAATTGATCGGACTGACCTATATTCTGGACGAACCCTCTATCGGACTGCATCCAAGAGATCATCATCTGATGATTGATACGATCCGGAATTTAAGGGATAAAGGAAATACCGTGATTGTCGTAGAGCATGACCGGGACACCATGCTCAGTGCGGATTATCTTATCGACATTGGACCCGGAGCGGGCGTTCACGGTGGGGAGGTTGTAACAGCTGGAACCGTAGATGAAGTAGAAGAAAATTCTCTTTCCGCTACCGGTCGTTATCTGAAAGGTGAGAATGCGTGTAACTCATCGAATCTTAAAATACCTCACGAATGGTTGATCTTAAAAGGCTGTACGAGCAACAATCTAAAAAATGTGGATGTCCGTTTCCCGATTCATGTTATGTGCTGTATTACCGGTGTAAGCGGCTCCGGGAAAAGCTCGTTGATTTTTGGAACACTGATTCCGGCACTGGAGGAAGCGATTCAGCACAAAAGAAATAGCAGTAAAAATTACCGGTCGTTTGAGGGCTATGAAACAATAAATGGCTTTGTACAGATGGATCAAAGCCCCATCGGAAAATCCTCACGCTCTACGCCTGCAACCTATATAGGGGTTTTTGATGCAATTCGTGCGCTGTATGCAAAGCAACCCAAGGCTCTCGAATGTGGAATATCAGAAAGTCATTTCAGCTTTAATTCCAAGGAGGGTCAGTGCCCTGTATGTGAGGGACAGGGGCGGATTAAGATAGCTTTTCAGTATATGGCGGATCATTATGTGACCTGTGCGGAATGCAAAGGCAGCCGATATCAGGAATTTGTACTTGAGGTGCTTTACAAAGGCAAAAGCATTGCAGAGGTTCTGCACATGGACCTATCAGAAGCAGTATCCTTTTTTGCTGATGTGCCGGATATCCTACCAAAGCTACAGCTAATGGAGGAAGCGCAAAGACTGAAATTAGCGAAAGAGCTGGGAGGAAAACAGAAAAAGCATATGGTCTACATTCTGGATGAACCGACTACCGGGCTGCATTTTCAGGACATTGAAAAGCTTCTGCTGATTTTCAGAAAGCTGGTAGATGCGGGTCACACCCTGTATATCATTGAACACAACACAGACATTATCCGTGCGTCTGACTGGGTTGTTGATATTGGCCCCGAGGGAGGAACCGGCGGCGGAAAAATTGTTGCAACAGGAAACCCGGAGGAAATCAAAAAAAATTCTGCCAGCATTACCGGCAGATATCTGTAA
- a CDS encoding ABC transporter permease: MTFYERAFRYIWRKKSKSILLLLCFLITSTMVLCATMILQTAQETNHSIQEKTGTKLVLENQQGKNSIDAETVSSIMELPFVTKVNRIASNIAYPATFSPVIMKNGTDVLNLAVTLHAYDDTETDGLFAQERYRLLAGNPITENQNGILINSILAEVNQLNIGSQITFETETGKKATGEIIGIFFSGMERKQEDTIAAAYRIENQIFVDYGLFKTLYGASGFSALSVYTDDPEKLNELYRQTDLLIDDTINMTTSDTLYRQMQAPLKQVIRITSLMLILIVTTAIIVISLLLCMWTRTRKKETAVLISLGVSKLNLLLQAMTESLSLFLLSGFGSTAISVLFTEQLMKKLFGTSDFASLTHVHLEGQHLLTLLILGGFIVLIAVGTSIFPTLRANPRDTLSRMEG; the protein is encoded by the coding sequence ATGACCTTTTATGAACGCGCTTTTCGCTATATATGGCGTAAAAAAAGTAAAAGCATCCTTCTCCTATTGTGCTTTTTGATTACGAGTACAATGGTTTTATGTGCAACTATGATTTTACAGACCGCACAGGAAACAAACCATTCTATTCAAGAAAAAACGGGAACAAAGCTTGTTCTGGAAAACCAGCAGGGTAAAAACAGCATTGACGCCGAAACGGTTTCTAGCATTATGGAACTGCCTTTCGTAACCAAAGTTAACCGGATCGCAAGCAACATTGCCTATCCTGCAACCTTTTCACCGGTTATCATGAAGAATGGAACAGATGTCCTGAATTTAGCTGTAACGCTTCATGCATATGACGACACAGAAACTGACGGACTTTTCGCACAGGAAAGATACAGGCTGCTTGCTGGAAACCCCATCACGGAAAATCAAAATGGAATTTTGATTAATTCGATTCTAGCTGAAGTCAATCAATTGAACATTGGCAGCCAAATTACATTCGAAACAGAAACGGGGAAGAAAGCCACAGGAGAAATTATTGGAATCTTTTTTTCAGGTATGGAACGTAAGCAAGAGGATACAATTGCGGCTGCTTATCGGATAGAAAATCAAATTTTCGTCGATTACGGACTTTTTAAAACACTTTACGGTGCAAGCGGCTTTTCTGCTCTCTCTGTTTATACTGATGATCCTGAAAAGTTAAATGAGTTGTATCGCCAAACGGATTTGCTAATTGATGACACAATCAATATGACAACCTCTGATACCTTGTATCGGCAAATGCAAGCACCTTTGAAACAAGTGATTCGTATCACGTCACTCATGCTTATATTGATTGTGACGACAGCGATTATTGTTATTTCACTGCTTCTATGTATGTGGACGAGAACACGCAAAAAAGAAACTGCCGTTTTGATTAGTTTAGGCGTCTCAAAATTGAATCTGCTTTTGCAAGCAATGACCGAAAGCCTTAGTTTATTTCTATTATCGGGATTCGGTTCAACAGCCATCAGTGTTTTGTTTACAGAGCAGCTTATGAAAAAGTTGTTTGGGACTAGTGATTTTGCAAGCTTAACTCATGTTCATTTAGAGGGACAACACTTATTAACGCTGCTTATATTGGGAGGTTTTATTGTGCTCATTGCTGTAGGGACTTCAATTTTCCCAACACTTAGGGCAAATCCCAGAGATACGCTTTCAAGAATGGAGGGATAG